TGAGGAGTTTTGTAGTGTCGATAGTCATATCGGGGGGCTTCACAATACCTGGGAACGCGCCTAACATAGTGCTGGCGAATGTCTTGAAAATAAGTTTTAGAGAGTGGATGAAGCTGGCACTGCCAATAGGCATCATGATTTTCATAGCCGCTGGCATATATGTATTATGGCTCGTTCCATATCCCTTACTTTAGATTTTTGTATTATTTTTGATTTCGTGGCCTTATGATTATTAGTGATTTTGTCTCTAGAGATCTGTATTGACTTTTGTTAGCCTAGTTTTCCTAGCCCTATAGAGATGTTTTATTTCTGCGGTTTTATATTGGCAGAAGTTTATAAATTTCTTTAGTGGTGAAGTGCCATCGCTTCAATAAATATAAAGAGTTCAACGAGGTCAATATTTAATAATGTCGAATTTGTATAGGGAGCATGAGGACCACACTATTGATGATTGGTGTTGTGGTGGTTCTAGCAATTATAGCAATATTGGTGGCTAC
The sequence above is drawn from the Pyrobaculum ferrireducens genome and encodes:
- a CDS encoding DUF1646 family protein; translation: MGEFFKPLTQAAAGLGREALYVFDLMSAVADNATLVAALINGDIAVDALRSFVVSIVISGGFTIPGNAPNIVLANVLKISFREWMKLALPIGIMIFIAAGIYVLWLVPYPLL